Proteins encoded together in one Rhodospirillales bacterium RIFCSPLOWO2_02_FULL_58_16 window:
- a CDS encoding DNA methyltransferase, protein MYLRSNRRRRIVFGWYGGKFSHLDWLLPLLPPCHHYCEPFAGSGAVLLNRQSSPVETYNDIDGDVASFFRVLRDQHEELIRAIALTPFSREEYHKAIHGPTNGISEVERARRFYIKARQTRTGLAQTASLGRWANCKDTSRAGMSGVVSRWLGGIEALDGIAQRLIRVQIENRPAVDIIQLYDSLETLFYCDPPYLHATRGDSKAYGFEMDESQHHEFAKAANQCRGKIAVSGYDHPLMDELFKSGKWFKTHGADKTIHSTKDKRQEVLWTNYNPKGKKDLFG, encoded by the coding sequence ATATACCTACGCAGCAATCGCCGGCGGCGAATTGTTTTCGGCTGGTATGGTGGAAAGTTTTCGCATCTTGATTGGCTTCTGCCTCTGCTTCCCCCATGCCATCACTATTGCGAGCCATTTGCCGGCTCCGGGGCTGTTTTGCTCAACCGGCAATCATCGCCCGTCGAAACCTATAATGACATTGACGGCGACGTGGCGAGCTTCTTTCGTGTGCTGCGAGATCAGCATGAGGAATTGATTAGGGCAATTGCATTGACCCCTTTTTCCCGCGAGGAATACCACAAAGCAATTCATGGACCGACCAACGGAATCAGCGAAGTTGAAAGAGCGCGGCGCTTTTATATCAAGGCCCGGCAGACTCGCACCGGTCTAGCTCAAACTGCGTCGCTTGGCCGGTGGGCGAATTGCAAGGACACTAGCCGCGCCGGAATGTCGGGCGTTGTATCGCGCTGGCTTGGCGGCATTGAAGCCCTCGACGGCATCGCTCAGCGGCTTATTCGTGTTCAAATCGAGAACCGCCCGGCTGTTGATATCATCCAGCTCTATGATAGCTTGGAAACTTTGTTCTATTGCGATCCGCCCTATCTTCATGCGACTCGTGGAGATTCCAAGGCCTACGGTTTTGAAATGGATGAGAGTCAGCACCACGAATTTGCGAAGGCCGCAAATCAATGTCGGGGAAAGATTGCCGTGTCCGGTTACGATCATCCGTTGATGGATGAGCTTTTCAAGTCGGGAAAATGGTTCAAGACGCATGGCGCGGATAAGACGATTCACTCCACGAAGGATAAGCGCCAAGAGGTTCTTTGGACTAACTACAATCCCAAAGGCAAAAAGGATTTGTTCGGATAA
- a CDS encoding DNA methyltransferase: MSNSRSLDQILQSVHNQAAASLEKTVITDASIRERVDYVCHCPSNRAGVRLLMSCLLGNLENSAVDPRKPYTEIGTADSFSGRTLDERYLTSFINKHRLPCNPTTAFLTPTLRNINHPLMPDTELIGRPRDLYVKTLQLLDDVATGRIKAELLFVETVRVLLIIRDEKLARMQSLINSLECSEDALPLSSEQIVTLIGQHLACKGASRVPVLVVAAAYKAGGEKIGESARPLLSHNAADLQTKAIGDVEVYMIGEDAIVTAYEMKMKLVTVEDINAALTKIARSMEPVHNYIFITTDKIDPAVVEYAAKFYEELGGVEISILDCIGFLRHFLHFFHRLRTVYLDVYQALVLAEPDSAVSGTLKEAFLALRQAAESGD, from the coding sequence ATGAGCAACAGCCGATCACTTGACCAGATTTTGCAGTCTGTTCACAATCAGGCCGCTGCGTCGCTTGAAAAAACCGTTATCACAGATGCAAGCATTCGGGAGCGCGTCGATTATGTATGTCACTGCCCATCCAATCGCGCTGGCGTTCGCTTGCTCATGTCTTGCCTACTCGGCAATCTGGAAAACTCGGCAGTCGATCCGCGCAAGCCCTATACGGAGATTGGCACAGCCGATAGTTTTTCTGGACGTACACTTGATGAACGATACCTAACGTCCTTCATTAACAAGCATCGCCTGCCCTGCAATCCGACAACAGCCTTCCTCACACCCACGCTGCGGAACATCAATCACCCACTTATGCCCGATACCGAGCTAATCGGACGGCCCCGCGACCTTTATGTTAAGACGTTACAATTGCTGGACGACGTGGCGACCGGGCGGATCAAGGCCGAGTTGCTATTCGTCGAAACAGTCCGCGTCCTGCTTATCATACGGGACGAAAAACTAGCGCGGATGCAGTCGCTCATCAACTCGCTCGAATGCTCAGAAGATGCGTTGCCGTTATCATCGGAACAAATCGTTACTCTTATCGGTCAACACTTGGCTTGCAAGGGGGCAAGCCGCGTTCCGGTGCTGGTCGTGGCAGCCGCCTATAAGGCTGGCGGCGAGAAGATCGGTGAATCCGCCCGCCCTCTTCTCTCTCACAATGCCGCCGACTTGCAGACCAAGGCAATCGGCGATGTAGAGGTTTACATGATCGGTGAGGACGCAATAGTCACCGCTTACGAAATGAAAATGAAGTTGGTAACGGTCGAAGATATCAATGCGGCTCTTACAAAAATCGCCCGGTCCATGGAACCAGTTCACAACTACATTTTCATCACGACGGATAAGATCGACCCCGCCGTTGTCGAATATGCCGCAAAATTCTATGAAGAACTTGGCGGCGTTGAAATCTCAATCCTTGACTGCATCGGATTCCTGCGTCACTTCCTGCACTTTTTTCATCGGTTGCGTACGGTTTACCTTGACGTATATCAGGCCCTCGTGCTGGCAGAGCCTGATTCAGCCGTCAGCGGCACTCTGAAAGAGGCATTTCTGGCATTGCGGCAGGCCGCCGAGAGCGGCGACTAA